From Selenomonas sp. AB3002, one genomic window encodes:
- the lpxK gene encoding tetraacyldisaccharide 4'-kinase encodes MQLLYNIAAIIVVVLIIPMFMIRAVRERGFVERIKQSLGIFPDHVLEPVAKKGCIWVHAASVGEIVATSPLIKEFRKEFPTSPILVSVVTTSGYEMANRIIKDADAIIYFPLDLPWLASHVFRRIGPRVFLPVETELWPNFLKTARRCQVPVMMVNGRISDKSVKRYKYMRGLLRDMIGTVKKFAMQSPIDAEYIQRLGAPPELVTVTGNTKFDQTYTDVSAEEKAQILQEMNLEDNGGIFLAGSTHRGEEEFVLQAFKEVRKNHPRARLVIAPRELLRTTEVTHICKRAGFKVALRTELQKEQQHGEPADIVILDTIGELGRVYSIGDVVYVGGSLITHGGHNILEPAAHGKAIIVGHYMFNFKDTHALFRKRNACITVENAEGLARETARLFDEPEERHRMEAETLAIVAENKGASRKSALILRETIERFEREQASKGSSVKSTQKIANLQTYFVDLVHSKDVDGIGQNILMGILYLLSLVYRGLVNFKLALFKLGVFRTRSLDCFVISLGNITVGGTGKTPTAQRLARDIRDMGYRVVILNRGYRAKWHGKVGIVSDGSNLHMSAAEAGDEAFMLAKHLPEVPVLIGAERAETGRYAIEHFGAEVAILDDGYQHWQLARDMDIILIDAVNVFGNGYMLPRGTLREPMPHLNRSHVCLMTKVDQAAAGSREYIRETMESYNPEAKIVESIHQPRCFIPLPDWYVDIAGDGIPVTEMKGKRIVAVSAIGNPASFEQTLEDLGTEIIESLRYPDHHDYTMQEMQDVLRRAESQGAEAIVITEKDAVKIPAEVIQSRWPIPVYVICVEVNFQEGGEEFYSLLKAKLQDKLGNR; translated from the coding sequence ATGCAGTTGCTTTATAACATAGCGGCCATCATCGTCGTGGTGCTCATCATCCCGATGTTTATGATCCGCGCGGTGCGTGAACGGGGGTTCGTGGAGCGCATCAAGCAGAGCCTGGGCATTTTCCCGGACCATGTTCTTGAACCGGTGGCGAAAAAGGGCTGTATCTGGGTTCATGCGGCTTCGGTAGGGGAAATCGTAGCTACCAGCCCCCTGATCAAGGAATTCCGCAAGGAGTTCCCCACCAGCCCCATTCTTGTTTCTGTAGTCACTACCAGTGGCTATGAGATGGCCAACCGCATCATCAAGGATGCAGATGCCATCATCTACTTCCCCTTGGATCTGCCCTGGCTGGCTTCCCACGTCTTCAGGCGCATCGGGCCACGGGTTTTCCTGCCGGTGGAAACGGAGCTCTGGCCGAATTTCCTGAAGACCGCCCGCCGCTGCCAGGTGCCCGTGATGATGGTGAACGGCCGCATCAGCGACAAGAGCGTCAAGCGCTACAAGTATATGCGCGGCCTCCTGCGGGACATGATTGGCACGGTGAAGAAGTTTGCCATGCAGTCCCCCATTGATGCCGAGTATATCCAGCGGCTGGGCGCCCCTCCGGAACTTGTGACGGTGACGGGCAATACCAAGTTTGACCAGACCTATACAGATGTAAGCGCAGAAGAAAAGGCACAGATTCTCCAGGAGATGAACCTGGAGGATAACGGCGGCATCTTCCTGGCAGGTTCCACCCATCGCGGTGAGGAGGAGTTCGTGCTGCAGGCCTTCAAGGAGGTCAGGAAGAACCATCCCAGGGCCAGGCTGGTGATTGCCCCCCGCGAGTTGCTGCGCACTACGGAAGTCACGCATATTTGCAAGCGGGCAGGCTTCAAGGTGGCCCTGCGCACAGAGCTGCAGAAAGAGCAGCAGCACGGAGAGCCGGCTGACATTGTGATTCTCGACACCATTGGCGAGCTGGGCAGAGTTTACAGCATAGGCGATGTGGTGTACGTAGGCGGCAGCCTGATCACCCACGGCGGCCACAACATCCTTGAGCCGGCGGCTCATGGCAAGGCCATCATCGTGGGCCATTATATGTTCAATTTCAAGGACACCCATGCCCTCTTCAGGAAGCGCAATGCCTGCATTACTGTGGAGAACGCTGAGGGGCTGGCCAGGGAAACCGCCCGCCTTTTTGATGAGCCCGAGGAACGCCACCGCATGGAGGCGGAGACTCTGGCTATCGTGGCCGAGAACAAGGGGGCTTCCCGCAAGTCTGCCCTGATCCTGCGGGAGACCATCGAGCGCTTTGAGCGGGAGCAGGCTTCCAAGGGTTCCAGCGTCAAGTCCACCCAGAAGATTGCCAACCTCCAGACCTACTTCGTGGATCTGGTGCACAGCAAGGATGTGGACGGCATAGGGCAGAACATCCTCATGGGAATCCTCTATCTGCTGTCCCTGGTTTATCGCGGGCTGGTGAATTTCAAGCTGGCGCTTTTCAAGCTGGGGGTATTCCGCACCAGGAGCCTTGACTGCTTTGTCATCAGCCTGGGCAACATCACCGTGGGCGGCACGGGCAAGACGCCTACCGCCCAGAGATTGGCCCGGGATATCCGGGATATGGGCTACCGGGTGGTAATCCTCAACAGGGGCTACCGGGCTAAATGGCATGGCAAGGTGGGCATTGTGTCTGACGGCAGCAACCTGCACATGAGCGCTGCTGAGGCAGGCGACGAGGCCTTCATGCTTGCCAAGCATCTGCCCGAAGTTCCCGTGCTGATCGGTGCTGAAAGAGCTGAGACTGGCCGCTATGCCATCGAGCACTTCGGCGCTGAGGTGGCTATCCTGGACGACGGCTATCAGCACTGGCAGCTGGCAAGAGATATGGACATCATCCTCATTGATGCGGTGAATGTCTTCGGCAATGGCTATATGTTGCCGCGAGGCACTCTGCGCGAGCCTATGCCTCACCTGAACCGCAGCCATGTCTGCCTGATGACCAAAGTGGATCAGGCGGCGGCAGGTTCCCGCGAGTATATCCGGGAAACCATGGAGAGCTATAATCCTGAGGCCAAGATTGTGGAGAGCATCCATCAGCCCCGCTGCTTTATCCCCCTGCCGGACTGGTATGTGGATATTGCAGGTGATGGCATTCCGGTGACGGAAATGAAGGGCAAGCGCATCGTGGCGGTGTCAGCCATCGGCAATCCCGCTTCCTTTGAGCAGACCCTGGAGGATCTGGGCACGGAGATCATCGAGAGCCTCCGCTATCCCGACCACCACGATTACACCATGCAGGAAATGCAGGATGTGCTGAGGCGCGCTGAGAGCCAGGGAGCTGAAGCCATTGTCATTACAGAAAAGGATGCGGTGAAGATTCCCGCAGAAGTCATACAGTCCCGCTGGCCCATTCCCGTCTACGTCATCTGCGTGGAGGTCAATTTCCAGGAAGGCGGGGAGGAGTTCTACAGCCTGCTGAAGGCAAAATTGCAGGATAAATTGGGGAACCGCTAA
- the msbA gene encoding lipid A export permease/ATP-binding protein MsbA produces MKNYKRLLQYMRPYTRRFILAVFCIIMAAAANLYLPWIIKDMVDKVLTEKDMFMLNVISAGIVITFLIRGVFYYGQSYLVSYIGERVIIDVREVMFKKFQRLPMSYFDRHQTGETMSYITNDVAAIQSALVSQLIEMVTEGSILIGSLVMMLYLDWKLSLLTLVIIPLVGQAMKIFGRKLKRNGTVIQERMADITSLLQESVSSVRVVKTFVREDYEINRFQKQNILNFQAAMKNVQLTSLLTPTVEFLAAVSVTFIVWFGGYEVLNGELTAGALIAFLTYAVNLANPVKRLSRVYGSMQKAMAAVDRVFEIIDLPEPLSDKPEAKPLPEIQGHVVVDHVSFGYKKDVLALDDVTLEARPGQMIAFVGPSGAGKSTIANLLPRFYEIDSGSISIDGYDIRDVTIKSLREQIGIVPQETMLFSTTVRENIRYGRLDATDEEVEAAARAANADGFIRELPQGYDTPIGERGLNLSGGQRQRMAIARAILKNPRILILDEATSALDTESEKVVQAALDQLMVGRTSFVIAHRLSTIFNADQIYVIDGGKIKEHGTHEELLKKNGLYSYLYNIQFSKKNVE; encoded by the coding sequence ATGAAGAATTACAAGCGGCTGCTGCAATATATGCGGCCTTATACAAGGCGTTTTATCCTGGCTGTTTTTTGCATCATCATGGCGGCAGCCGCCAATCTTTACTTGCCTTGGATCATCAAGGACATGGTGGACAAGGTGCTGACGGAAAAGGATATGTTCATGCTGAATGTCATTTCGGCAGGCATTGTCATAACCTTCCTCATCAGGGGTGTTTTCTACTATGGCCAGTCCTATCTGGTATCCTACATTGGCGAGCGTGTGATCATCGACGTCCGCGAGGTCATGTTCAAAAAGTTCCAGCGCCTGCCCATGTCTTATTTTGACAGGCATCAGACGGGCGAGACCATGAGTTATATCACCAACGACGTGGCGGCTATCCAGTCCGCTCTGGTGAGCCAGCTCATAGAGATGGTGACGGAAGGATCAATTCTCATCGGTTCCCTGGTCATGATGTTGTATCTTGACTGGAAACTCTCCCTGCTGACACTGGTGATTATCCCGCTGGTGGGACAGGCTATGAAGATTTTCGGCCGCAAGCTCAAGCGCAATGGTACGGTGATTCAGGAGCGCATGGCAGACATTACCTCCCTTTTGCAGGAAAGCGTGTCTTCTGTGCGGGTAGTTAAGACCTTTGTTCGTGAGGATTACGAAATCAACCGCTTCCAGAAGCAGAATATCCTGAACTTCCAGGCCGCCATGAAGAATGTGCAGCTAACCAGCTTGCTGACGCCGACGGTGGAGTTCCTGGCGGCGGTATCAGTGACCTTCATTGTCTGGTTTGGTGGTTATGAGGTGTTGAATGGTGAGCTCACTGCTGGTGCGCTCATAGCATTCCTTACTTACGCTGTGAATCTGGCCAATCCCGTCAAGCGCCTTTCCCGTGTCTACGGCTCCATGCAGAAGGCCATGGCGGCAGTGGACAGGGTGTTTGAGATCATTGACCTGCCTGAGCCACTTTCTGACAAGCCAGAGGCCAAGCCACTGCCTGAAATTCAGGGGCATGTGGTAGTGGACCATGTTTCCTTTGGCTATAAGAAGGATGTGCTGGCTCTGGATGATGTGACGCTGGAGGCAAGGCCTGGGCAGATGATTGCTTTTGTAGGGCCGTCAGGGGCAGGCAAGTCCACCATTGCTAATCTATTGCCGCGCTTCTATGAGATAGATAGTGGTTCCATCAGCATTGATGGCTATGATATACGGGATGTGACCATCAAGTCCCTGCGGGAGCAAATTGGCATTGTTCCACAGGAAACCATGCTTTTTTCTACCACGGTGCGGGAAAATATCCGTTATGGCAGACTGGATGCAACTGACGAGGAAGTGGAAGCAGCAGCCAGGGCAGCCAATGCCGATGGCTTTATACGTGAACTGCCCCAGGGTTATGACACTCCTATTGGGGAACGGGGACTTAATCTTTCTGGTGGTCAGCGTCAGCGCATGGCCATTGCCCGGGCTATACTCAAAAATCCTCGCATCCTCATCCTGGATGAAGCCACTTCGGCCCTGGATACGGAGAGTGAGAAAGTGGTGCAGGCGGCCCTCGACCAGCTCATGGTGGGGCGTACTTCCTTTGTCATTGCTCATCGCCTTTCCACCATTTTCAATGCCGACCAGATTTATGTCATTGACGGAGGCAAAATCAAGGAGCATGGCACACATGAGGAGCTTCTGAAGAAGAACGGGCTTTACAGTTATCTATATAATATTCAGTTTAGCAAGAAGAACGTTGAGTAA
- the lpxB gene encoding lipid-A-disaccharide synthase, with amino-acid sequence MKIMLSAGEVSGDLHGKKLAEALLSIDPSVQLMGFGGREMEGAGVRLLRDFADYNVMGVWEVLKNLGRILGLLRELENAMREEKPDLLVLIDYPDFNWRLAKKARALGIPVFSYIPPSAWAWRKGRAKDCAMIAEEFVAIFPHELPPYEAAGAKISFVGNPLVDTVKAEIPLQQAEREFGLQEGEVPILLLPGSRRQEIEMLLPDMLGAAKLLREKRPESRFYLPVADEGLRELIEDKIAAAGVPVTLTGTEHRYALMGMGAAAMATSGTVVMEAALMGLPCVVLYRLSRLSAFIGRRLVHVDNFSLPNILLGEGFQPELLQEQVTPENIAGKMLPLYPGEEKRQVTCEKLREACAKLGAPGAAYRVAEKVMACARRYIS; translated from the coding sequence GTGAAGATTATGCTCTCAGCAGGAGAGGTTTCGGGGGACTTGCACGGCAAGAAGCTGGCAGAGGCCCTTTTAAGCATTGACCCTTCCGTGCAGCTCATGGGCTTTGGCGGCAGGGAAATGGAGGGCGCCGGCGTGCGCCTGCTCAGAGACTTTGCCGACTACAATGTTATGGGAGTCTGGGAAGTCCTGAAGAATCTGGGCAGGATACTGGGGCTTTTGCGTGAGCTGGAAAATGCCATGCGGGAGGAAAAGCCAGACCTGCTGGTGCTCATAGATTACCCGGACTTTAACTGGCGGCTGGCGAAAAAGGCCAGAGCCCTGGGGATTCCGGTGTTTTCCTATATCCCACCTTCTGCCTGGGCCTGGCGCAAGGGACGAGCCAAAGACTGCGCTATGATCGCAGAGGAATTTGTGGCTATCTTTCCCCATGAGCTGCCGCCTTATGAAGCGGCCGGGGCGAAGATTTCCTTTGTGGGCAATCCCCTGGTGGATACGGTAAAGGCAGAGATCCCTCTGCAACAGGCTGAACGGGAGTTTGGCCTGCAGGAGGGAGAAGTGCCTATCCTGCTGCTGCCCGGCAGCCGCCGTCAGGAAATAGAGATGCTCCTGCCTGATATGCTGGGGGCGGCGAAGCTTTTGAGGGAAAAGCGGCCTGAAAGCCGCTTCTACCTGCCTGTGGCAGATGAGGGACTGAGGGAGCTGATAGAAGATAAAATCGCTGCGGCAGGTGTGCCAGTCACCCTTACGGGCACGGAACACCGCTATGCTCTCATGGGCATGGGGGCGGCGGCTATGGCCACCTCAGGCACGGTGGTGATGGAGGCGGCCCTTATGGGACTGCCCTGTGTGGTGCTCTATCGCTTGTCCAGGCTGTCAGCCTTCATTGGCAGGCGCCTGGTCCATGTGGATAATTTCAGCCTGCCCAATATTCTTTTGGGAGAAGGCTTCCAGCCGGAGCTGCTGCAGGAGCAGGTGACACCAGAGAATATAGCAGGAAAGATGCTGCCGCTCTATCCCGGTGAAGAAAAGAGGCAGGTCACCTGCGAAAAGCTCAGGGAAGCCTGCGCAAAGCTGGGGGCACCCGGGGCGGCTTATCGTGTAGCGGAAAAAGTAATGGCCTGTGCCAGACGATATATTTCATAG
- the lpxI gene encoding UDP-2,3-diacylglucosamine diphosphatase LpxI (LpxI, functionally equivalent to LpxH, replaces it in LPS biosynthesis in a minority of bacteria.): MEKIGLLAGVGKLPVECARAAKLLGYEVYAVALLDETDPELDEAATECAHISIAKLGELLAYLKEKQVEKVTMIGKVTKELLFSGKLIPDAMAMQLIMSLPDRKDDTIMLAFVQALARAGFTAFDQTALIHKLMPHRGTLTSREPDEREKKDMEFGFRMAKEIGRLDVGQTVVVKEAAVMALEAIEGTDACIRRGGELARGGAVVVKVAKPEQDNRFDVPTVGKATIESMIAAGATALAIEADKTLLVEREAVVKLAEEHGIAIVAM, encoded by the coding sequence ATGGAAAAGATTGGACTGCTGGCAGGCGTAGGCAAGCTGCCTGTGGAATGCGCAAGGGCTGCAAAGCTTTTGGGCTATGAGGTTTATGCTGTGGCCCTGCTGGACGAGACGGACCCTGAGCTGGACGAGGCAGCTACTGAGTGTGCCCATATCAGCATTGCCAAGCTGGGTGAACTGCTGGCTTACTTGAAGGAAAAGCAGGTAGAGAAGGTGACCATGATTGGCAAAGTCACCAAGGAACTGCTTTTCTCCGGGAAACTCATCCCGGATGCTATGGCCATGCAGCTTATCATGTCTCTGCCGGACAGGAAGGACGATACCATCATGCTGGCTTTCGTCCAGGCGCTGGCCCGGGCTGGCTTCACTGCCTTTGACCAGACAGCCCTTATCCATAAGCTGATGCCCCATCGCGGCACCCTCACCAGCCGTGAGCCGGATGAGCGGGAGAAGAAGGACATGGAGTTCGGCTTCCGCATGGCCAAGGAAATCGGCCGTTTGGATGTGGGACAGACCGTGGTGGTGAAGGAAGCCGCTGTCATGGCCCTGGAGGCCATTGAGGGCACCGATGCCTGCATCAGGCGCGGCGGCGAGCTGGCCCGTGGCGGCGCAGTGGTGGTCAAGGTGGCCAAGCCTGAGCAGGATAACCGCTTTGATGTGCCTACGGTGGGCAAGGCTACCATTGAGTCCATGATTGCTGCAGGCGCTACGGCCCTGGCTATCGAGGCTGACAAGACCCTGCTGGTAGAGCGGGAAGCTGTGGTAAAGCTGGCCGAAGAACACGGTATTGCTATCGTGGCTATGTGA
- the lpxA gene encoding acyl-ACP--UDP-N-acetylglucosamine O-acyltransferase, with protein MSAESKVVAYIHDTAVIAPGARIAKNVEIGPYSVIGEHVEIGEGTKIGPHVVITGWTQIGKDCKIFQGASIGEEPQDLKFKGEKSYVFIGDRTTIREGVTVHRATGEGEETRIGNDCLLMALTHVAHNCVIGNNVIMSNLASVAGHVVVEDRAVIGGMAGVHQFVKIGRNAMVAGMSRLVQDVVPYTIVAGHPAKAAGLNSVGIARAGIPLDVRRNIKRAYKILYRSGLSLKEAISVIEQDVDSCEEIEHFLRFLRNADRGICRGRRDGDKELD; from the coding sequence ATGAGCGCTGAAAGCAAAGTAGTGGCTTATATACATGATACTGCTGTCATAGCACCGGGGGCACGGATTGCCAAGAATGTGGAGATTGGGCCGTACTCGGTGATTGGGGAGCATGTGGAAATCGGTGAGGGCACGAAGATTGGCCCCCATGTGGTTATCACTGGCTGGACCCAGATTGGCAAGGATTGCAAGATTTTCCAGGGGGCTTCCATAGGCGAGGAACCCCAGGATTTGAAATTCAAGGGTGAGAAGAGCTATGTCTTCATCGGTGACCGCACCACCATACGTGAGGGTGTCACCGTCCACCGCGCCACCGGCGAAGGGGAGGAAACCCGCATCGGCAATGACTGCCTGCTGATGGCACTCACCCATGTGGCACATAATTGTGTGATTGGCAATAATGTCATCATGTCCAACCTGGCCAGCGTGGCGGGTCATGTGGTGGTGGAAGACCGTGCCGTCATCGGCGGCATGGCAGGTGTGCATCAGTTCGTGAAGATTGGCCGCAATGCCATGGTGGCAGGTATGTCCCGCCTGGTGCAGGATGTGGTGCCGTACACTATCGTCGCTGGTCATCCGGCGAAGGCTGCGGGCCTCAACAGCGTGGGCATTGCCCGTGCGGGCATTCCCCTGGATGTGCGCCGCAATATCAAGCGGGCTTACAAGATACTCTACCGTTCGGGGCTGAGCCTCAAGGAAGCTATTTCTGTCATTGAACAGGATGTGGATTCCTGTGAAGAGATCGAGCATTTCCTCCGCTTCCTGCGCAATGCGGATCGGGGAATTTGCAGAGGCCGTCGGGATGGGGATAAAGAGCTGGACTAA
- the fabZ gene encoding 3-hydroxyacyl-ACP dehydratase FabZ, translating to MELDINEIMKILPHRPPLLLVDRIVEIEPFKSATGIKCITMNEPQFGGHFPGHPIMPGVLLLEAMAQVGGVAMLYPKEHRGKLAFFGGMDNVRFKQPVVPGDVLVTKAEIVKVRGNFGVLHADGYVNDKLVAQADFKFALIEDENHKAESGESTEA from the coding sequence ATGGAACTCGATATCAATGAAATCATGAAAATCCTGCCCCATCGTCCGCCCCTCCTGCTGGTGGACCGCATTGTGGAGATTGAGCCTTTCAAGTCTGCCACTGGCATCAAGTGCATCACCATGAATGAGCCCCAGTTCGGCGGCCATTTCCCGGGGCATCCCATCATGCCCGGGGTCCTGCTCCTTGAGGCTATGGCCCAGGTGGGCGGCGTGGCTATGCTCTACCCGAAGGAGCACCGCGGCAAGCTGGCTTTCTTCGGCGGCATGGACAACGTGCGCTTCAAGCAGCCCGTGGTGCCCGGCGATGTGCTGGTGACCAAGGCTGAGATCGTGAAGGTGCGTGGCAACTTCGGCGTGCTTCATGCTGACGGCTATGTCAATGACAAGCTGGTGGCTCAGGCTGACTTCAAGTTTGCCTTGATTGAGGATGAAAACCATAAAGCAGAATCCGGTGAAAGCACGGAAGCCTGA
- the lpxC gene encoding UDP-3-O-acyl-N-acetylglucosamine deacetylase has protein sequence MQKQTTLASEAAYTGVGLHSGREVHMVLCPAGADTGLVFVRTDLPGQPEIHALAENVTSTLRATTVEEKGCKVFTIEHLMSAFHAAGIDNCRIEMDSEEPPVADGSALAFFELIQEAGKKELDAPRHEVVVDKVYRIDDEKKERFVMVVPYDGFRVSFTSVNPHKLIGIQYEDFEIDEETYHKEIAPARTIAYEKEIEALRQMGLGLGGTIESVIVYNDDGWVNPLHFEDELVRHKILDVIGDLRLAGPVRGHVIAAASGHALNTALAKLLAAAPRG, from the coding sequence TTGCAGAAGCAGACAACGCTGGCCAGTGAGGCTGCCTATACGGGGGTGGGCCTTCATTCCGGGCGTGAGGTACATATGGTGTTATGCCCGGCCGGGGCGGATACGGGACTGGTTTTTGTGCGGACGGATTTGCCAGGGCAGCCGGAGATTCATGCGCTGGCGGAGAACGTCACTTCTACTCTGCGGGCTACCACCGTGGAGGAGAAGGGTTGCAAGGTATTTACCATCGAGCACCTCATGAGTGCCTTCCATGCAGCTGGCATTGACAACTGCCGCATTGAGATGGACTCGGAGGAGCCGCCGGTGGCGGATGGTTCAGCACTTGCTTTCTTTGAGCTTATCCAGGAGGCCGGGAAGAAGGAGCTTGATGCTCCCCGCCATGAAGTGGTGGTGGACAAGGTCTACCGCATTGACGATGAGAAGAAAGAGCGCTTTGTCATGGTCGTGCCTTACGATGGCTTCAGAGTGAGTTTCACCTCTGTCAATCCCCACAAGCTCATTGGTATCCAGTATGAGGACTTTGAGATTGACGAGGAGACCTATCATAAGGAAATCGCTCCTGCCCGTACCATTGCTTACGAAAAGGAAATCGAGGCTCTGCGGCAGATGGGACTGGGACTTGGCGGCACCATTGAGAGTGTCATCGTCTACAATGACGACGGCTGGGTGAATCCCCTGCATTTTGAAGATGAGCTGGTTCGCCATAAAATTCTTGATGTCATCGGGGATCTGCGGCTGGCAGGTCCTGTCCGGGGGCATGTCATTGCGGCAGCTTCAGGCCATGCCCTGAATACGGCTTTAGCAAAACTTCTTGCGGCAGCGCCGCGAGGCTGA